CGGCCCGCGTCTAGCGAGGTGTCCGAGTCGTCCTGAGGAACTCCCGCAGGATCCGCTCCCCCGCCAGCACGCCCCGCTCCGGCAGCGCGCTGACCGTCGGGGCGGTGAAGGCCTCGTCGGCCAGCTCTCCGTGGCCCGGCCGCCAGCCCTGGTCCGCGGCGAGCAGCAGGTCGGCGTCGAGCAGGGAGTCACCGGCGGCCAGCGTCAGCTCCGCGCCGGTGCGGCGGGCGACCTCGTGCATGGCGGCGCTCTTGGTCAGCGGCTTCGGGACGGCGTAGATCTTGCGGCCCTGGAGCGAGACCGTCCAGCCGCGGTTCTCCGCCCACACCGCGAGTTCCTTCACCCAGTCCTCGGTCAGCAGTTCACGCTCGACGACGAGGTAGGCGAAGAGGTCCTCGGCGACCCGGTGCTTGCGTACCCACACGGGGTCGGCCGTCCGCAGCAGGTGCTCGCGCACCTCGTCCAGCGGCGCGCACTCGTCGGCCAGCCGGGCCTGCACGCGCGCGTGCCAGTCGGCGTCCGTCACACCGTCCACCAGCAGATGCCCGCCGTTGGCGCAGATCGCGTACTTCGGGGGCGGGCCCGGCAGGTTGATGCGCTGGTACTGCTTGCGGGTCCGCGTGGTCGTCGGCACGAACACGGCCGCGTCGCCGAGTTCGGCCAGCAGTCCGGCGGCCGTCTCCGTCATGTACGACAGCGGTCTGCTCTCGTGCACCTCGACGCAGAGCAGCCGGGGCGCCCGCGCGTCCGGCATGGTCAGCGCGAGGGCCGCGGAGGAGTAGATGAGCGTACGGTCGAGGTCGCTCGCCACCAGCACCGGCATCAGACGTTCACCGCCTTGCCGTCGGCGCCCGTCGCGCCC
Above is a window of Streptomyces sp. NBC_00490 DNA encoding:
- a CDS encoding HAD family hydrolase translates to MPVLVASDLDRTLIYSSAALALTMPDARAPRLLCVEVHESRPLSYMTETAAGLLAELGDAAVFVPTTTRTRKQYQRINLPGPPPKYAICANGGHLLVDGVTDADWHARVQARLADECAPLDEVREHLLRTADPVWVRKHRVAEDLFAYLVVERELLTEDWVKELAVWAENRGWTVSLQGRKIYAVPKPLTKSAAMHEVARRTGAELTLAAGDSLLDADLLLAADQGWRPGHGELADEAFTAPTVSALPERGVLAGERILREFLRTTRTPR